One Deltaproteobacteria bacterium DNA segment encodes these proteins:
- the cbiQ gene encoding cobalt ECF transporter T component CbiQ has translation MHFEEFAEGNSFFHRLDPRVKFITLVPYISVIAIMNGIRLPFLALIVSTLMASLAGIRTKSLFNRLIVVNAFVFFLWLFVPFSYPGNAVFHIGSLKATKEGFLYVLSITFKTNAIILATIAILGTSSVLSLAHALHHLRLPDKLIHLFFFFYRYISVLHEEYTKLRNAMLIRAFKAKTDMRTYRAYAYLIGMLLVRSFERSQRIYRAMLCRGFKGRFYVMSHFELKRSDVLFCLLMAVITCVMGFLFISKEWAWKA, from the coding sequence TCGAAGAATTTGCTGAAGGAAACTCCTTTTTTCACAGACTCGATCCGAGGGTCAAGTTTATAACCCTGGTGCCATACATCTCTGTTATTGCTATCATGAATGGGATAAGGCTGCCGTTTCTGGCCCTTATCGTTTCCACTTTGATGGCATCTCTTGCAGGCATTAGAACTAAAAGTCTCTTTAACAGGCTGATTGTTGTTAATGCCTTTGTATTTTTCCTGTGGCTGTTTGTCCCCTTCAGTTACCCGGGAAATGCAGTCTTTCATATAGGCTCTCTAAAGGCCACAAAGGAAGGCTTTCTCTATGTCCTTTCCATCACATTTAAGACAAATGCAATCATTCTTGCGACGATAGCGATACTGGGAACATCAAGTGTCCTTTCCCTTGCCCATGCCCTTCACCACCTCAGGCTTCCAGATAAGCTCATCCATCTATTCTTTTTCTTTTACAGGTACATAAGCGTCCTGCATGAGGAATATACAAAGCTCAGAAATGCAATGCTCATCAGGGCATTCAAGGCAAAGACAGACATGCGTACATACAGGGCATATGCATATCTCATAGGCATGCTTCTTGTCAGGAGCTTTGAGCGCTCACAGAGGATTTACAGGGCGATGCTCTGCAGGGGATTTAAAGGCAGGTTTTATGTGATGAGCCATTTTGAACTCAAAAGAAGTGATGTATTATTCTGCCTTTTAATGGCCGTAATAACATGCGTAATGGGATTTCTATTTATCAGCAAGGAATGGGCATGGAAAGCTTAA